gttctctacatctgtgtctctatttctgccctgccgaccggttcatctgtaccatttttctaggttccacatatatgcgttaatatacgatgtttgtttttctctttctgacttacttcactctgtatgacagtctctagatccatccacgtctctacaaatgacccaatttcgttcctttttatggctgagtaagattccgttgtatatatgtaccacatcttctttatccattcgtctgtcgatgggcatttaggttgcttccatgacctggctatcataaatagtgccCAATTCAGCACTTTTTGAGCACCTCTTAGCTAATAATGTCTTATATTCATTTGGTGAGTGTTATTGGTGACCTTCCATGTACTGTTATTTACTGGGGCTTACTATGCCAGACCTGGGGGTTCCTGGGGCCCCAGGGCTCCTCCTGACTTTACATAACATCATGGAACCTCGAGGGTGCAGAGAATCACACATCCTGCCATCCGCTACCGGAGAACTGGCTGGAACCTGACAGGAGATGCCCTGGAAGCAAAAGTGAGTTAAATATTAGACTAGAGGTTTTAGTGCAACCAGGGCCGCCTTCTGCACAAACAGGAAAGCACTTTGGTCTCGGTTCTTGGAGCACAGATCTGCCTTGCAGATTAGCACAGGCTGGAGCCCAAATGTGAGCCCAGCTCTGGGAGAGGTCAGGAACCAGGTTTCAAGGAAAAGGATGAAACCCAGGCACGTCCTTTTAGTGATACCTATCGAAGTCTCCCGGCAATGTATGTTTGGGCCACATTCTGAGTTTATGTGAATGCAACTTCAGTGGGGCCAGCGGGGGTGTGTGTCTCTGAGTGGTCCCGAGGGAGGAAGACAAACACTTGACCCAAACTTTGGGATATTTCTGATTATTTGGAGTGTGGTGTGGAGACTTAATCTGAGTGAACTGGTTCGTTAGGAGATTGGGTCACAAAATCTCAGCCCTAGAAGTCCTTTAAGACCCCATCCAAACACATTATTTTGTGGATGGTGAACAGAGGTCCAGAGACAGAGACTTGCCCGAGGCCAGGGGTCTAACGAGCACCCTTGGGGAGGTGCGAGGCTGCTAGCCTTGCaccataaaatgtttattaatttggCCTGGGCGTCTGAGGGCGCTGGGGGTCTGGCAAAACCAAGAGCTGAAATTAGCTTTAACAATCATGTCCAGAACAGGGCTGGTGGTGACGGTGACGATGACAAAGAAGATGGCAGCTAAATTGGGGCAAAGCTGCTCAGTGCCAGGCAGTGTTGTGAGCACTTTATAGGAAGCAACCCCTCTGCCTCCCAGTAGGCTTCCAAGGGCGGCACTAGCATCTAAAGAGGAAGAAGCAGGTTTGCCAAGGCCACATCGCTCGTGACGGCTAAGCTGCCATTGAGCCCAGGCCATCTGATATGGGCTCTGCTCTCCTTTCAAGAACGCGGTTTAACTCTCTTTTATAACCTGCCTTTAAAACTAAGCAGGCTTCACCTCATATCAAACCTGAATTCAAGGAAATCACCTGTGTGGATGGAGAGCCtggtgagggaagaggagagagctaGCGGGGCTGCCAGCAGCTGTCCCtgcccaggaggcctggggggaACCGTAGGGCTCTCTCCGCACTCCTGTCACCTGATGCAGTAAAATGCAGCCGGTGTTGCAGTGTCTGTTGACGGGAGAGGCAGGCCTAATGCTGCAGGAAGCCATGCAAGTCCAGTCTAGCGGGAATTTGCTCTGAGTAGCTTTTACCTTAAAAAACTGGTAATTAGTGGAATGACACATTTTGCCCAAGCATCTCTCTGGTACGTGACTCCCTCCATGTCTCTCGATTCAGAtcctggggtaggggtgggggggaggagaggaatgAGTTTTCTTGGCATCATGCCTGTCCTCGGCACCACTTGTGGCTTCGTGGgggccccactgcggttttcaagtactgggggtggggactgggcaccccaggggctgaggggctttctcagctcccagccacctCTCCTCCCTCAAAGGTGACCTGAATCCTCTAGTCCCAGTGGCTGGAGCCTGGAGGTGGGGCTGCCCCTCCCATCTTtactcctcctctctgcctggtGTCCCCCGACTTCTTTCCCTCACCTGTGCTTTGGGGTTTGGCCAAAGATCCTCTTAACAGCTTTCTAAAAAGTGACTCACTCTTAGAATGTAAATATATACTTTAAGGAGAAGTGTCTCATTGAATGGGTTTCACGTGCTAGTTACGCTTTTCCTGAAACTTTCCGAGAAATATACAACATGACAAAAATACTCCCAGCTGGCACCATCTCATATGAGTCAACCTGTGGGAGGAAGACCACATTCTAGGACACACTGACTTAACGTAAAATAGGTTTTCCAAGGTGTCTGTCTCATAGCATGTTAGGGGATGTTGGTGTACACAGATTTATCTCCATAGCATGGGGTGGTTTTAGGACAACAGTTGCTGCCTCTTCCCCAGTAAGGTAAGGGACTTGCTCGATTGAGGAATTGAAATGGCCCCAGTCCTCAGGTTCCCCCTCTTCATCCCTGTAGCCAAGATCCGGCCAGGGCCTGCTTCTCTCACATGGGCATCCAGCAGTATTTCCCCCAGCTGGTGAGAGCTGCCCTGCTGTAGACTTGCTTTCCCTGGGGCTGGGTCCCAAGGTCAAGCTTTGGGAATAAAGGAGAAGGAAGACTCATGTTGGCTCCAGGATATGGGGACAGAGACACCAACTGCTGTGTCCTGAGTTTGACCTAAGATCCAGGCCCTGCTGGGTTTACGGGAGCTTTTGTACACTCAGATTGAATTCCAGACCCCTTACCCTGCTTCATGAGGCCCCTCTCCCCGTCTTATCCTGTCTCACTCCCTCTTATGTGCCAcactccagccacatgggtcacTTTTCTGAGCCTCGAACACGCAATGctcattcccacctcagggcctttgcacatgcccaTCCTTCTCCCTGGAGAGTTCTTCCCCTGCACAGATGGCCCCTCTTCATTCAGGCTTCAGTACAACGTCTCCTTCCCTGACTACCCACCCTAGTCATGCCAGAGAGACCCCTGCAGCCCTGGGTTGCTGAGtactcctcctctctgccctgcccAGTTCCTAGCATCCACATACCCTGGCCCTTGCCTGAGGTCCTTGCAAGTGGCAGGGAAGGGGAGGACTCTGCGGCAGGTCCCCACACAGGGGCTGCTGCTGGGCTGGGCTTGGCCCGTTGGTGCAGCGTTGGTGAAATGCACTCCAGCTAGAAGGCTTGGAGAAGGGGCTTCAGTTCTAGAAGCGTCCCCGTGCCTCACACATGTGGCCTGTCCTTGGGGGAGGTCATGGCCCAGGCACTGCGTTCCTGTTTATTTGCGCCTCCAACATGCCATCTCTGGCTTTGGTCATTTGCTCAGTCTTTAATTTATGGGGCTTGACCTCCACACCCTCCACAGAGGAAGCTGCCCATTAGCAGGAGTCATGGAAAATGTGAACCAACTCTTAGCAGAAGTGGATGAGTTTTCTTTGTTGGTCATTTTTTTATGGCAGGGTTATACACAGccgcccctccccaccaccaccacatatACTCACACACCtgattattttaaacaaagaaagaagcagGATAGCGCGGATGAAACAGAGCTTCGCTGCTGTCCGGCGACTGGCTCTCCAGTGAGTGCAAGTTGTTTTTACCCCTGAGAGGAGGAAGGGTTTGCTTAGAGTTAGGGGCAGAATAAGACAGAGCCAGGCGTGGATTTCAGATGCATGTTCTTAGCCCATCCCGCTGGGGAGGGCCCAGGAACCTGCATTTGGAAGGAGGACGGCCTCAGAAAAGCCCTGCCTTGGTGGTAAAGAGCACGAGCTGGGGAGtttcctggtggtctagtggttaggatttggcgctttcactaCTGTGGCtggggttcaattcctggtcagggaactgagatactGCAAgctgcgcggcatggccaaaatttaaaaaaataaataaaagagcaggGGCTGGAGGCAGACCTAGGCTCCACCCCAGCTCTCACTCAACCCCACCGAGCCCCACTTTTCCTGCCTGGTGTCCAAGGCCAGAGGGGAAGATAGGGGAGACCATGGCTGGGGCTGCGTCTTGGCGAGCCCTGGGGTTGGTAAGAAAACCAACCAGCAGCCCTCCGTGGCTCCCGGTCTGCTAACAGGGCTTCACTTTCTGAGCTGCTCACAGGCACAAGCTTGGAGTCACCGTCGCCCCTGCCTCTGGGATATCTCCTTGTCTTGGCCATGATGGACGTGAGTCTGGCACCCCCGAGATGGTCCCCAGGGGTGTGGGGCCTTTCGGGGCGGAGGGTCTCAGCTTCCAGGACATTCTCAAAGCTGACTCCTGGCTGACTGCACCCCCTTGCCTTCCCAGAGCCCACCGGAATGACATGGAGACCATCTACCCCTTCCTGTTCCTGGGCTTCGTCTACTCCTTCTTGGGGCCTGACCCCTTCGTTGCCTGGATGCACTTCCTGGTCGTCTTCCTGGGCCGCATGGTGCACACCGTGGCCTACCTGGGGAAGCTGCGGGCGCCCACCCGCTCTCTGGCCTACACCCTGGCCCAGCTCCCCTGCGCCTCCATGGCCCTGCAGATTGTCTGGGAAGCAGCTCGCCACCTGTGACCAGCCGCTGACACCTCCTCGGCCGCCAGACCCCTGGCCACGAGCCACCGGGAGACCAGGTGCCCCTCTGAGATTGTGATAGGCCCCGGGGCCTGGTTTCCTGGCAACCAGCTGGATTCCTGGGTGAAGCCACCGATTGGAACTGTTTAGAGACCGGTTGTCACGACTGATAGAAAATCCTTCCACTTAAAGAACAGAGCATGAAAAAtaaccctccctcttcctccccaaaTCTGGGAAGGGCGAGCAGAGACTCAGTTCAGGTTTCTGAACCTAACGACCCTCTGGATCCAGGGCTGTAATAAATAAGGACTTCTCACCtccaccccagagattctgatttagctGGTCTAGAGGGGAGCCTGGGCATCTGCATTTTTAGAAAGTTCCTGTGAGTCTCAGCAATGGCTGGGCCTGGGGCCCACTGCCAGTTCCCTCTAGGGGAGGGCCCAGGACCGGCAGGGTGGGAGTTTCTCTCACGGTGGGGGAAGGGTTGTGCTCCTCTGTGCCCTGTTGACACTTCCCTGTGCCACATTCCTTTGCTGGATCCTTCTCTCTTTGGCACAGGTGCCGATGGGAAGGGCCCACAATAGGGTCGGCCTTCTCTTCCCAAGGCTTTAGTTGCTCCGAAGGGCTGTCATTCAAGGACAATGGGCTTTGAAGGACCAACTGCTAAAAGGAAATTTTGACTCCATCGGTATTTGTGAGGCTTGAAAACCACAAATGTGCACCCCTGCGGGGAATCATGTGTCTCTCCTGGACTCTTGCTCTAAGAGTGTGTGGCTTTAGTCATTAGTGGAGTGTCTGACCAGCTTGGCCCCTTGGCTGCTGGATCCTGGCATCCACCACCGCCCAGGCTG
The window above is part of the Eubalaena glacialis isolate mEubGla1 chromosome 9, mEubGla1.1.hap2.+ XY, whole genome shotgun sequence genome. Proteins encoded here:
- the PTGES gene encoding prostaglandin E synthase, with amino-acid sequence MPPPGLELMSGRVLPAFLLCSTLLVIKMYVVAIITGQVRLRKKAFANPEDAQRHGGLQYCRSDPDVERCLRAHRNDMETIYPFLFLGFVYSFLGPDPFVAWMHFLVVFLGRMVHTVAYLGKLRAPTRSLAYTLAQLPCASMALQIVWEAARHL